A stretch of Aedes aegypti strain LVP_AGWG chromosome 2, AaegL5.0 Primary Assembly, whole genome shotgun sequence DNA encodes these proteins:
- the LOC5573667 gene encoding LOW QUALITY PROTEIN: NADH dehydrogenase [ubiquinone] 1 alpha subcomplex subunit 1 (The sequence of the model RefSeq protein was modified relative to this genomic sequence to represent the inferred CDS: substituted 1 base at 1 genomic stop codon), with protein sequence MWFEILPSFGIITAILSVPGFAMYGLHLLTLDNAYRRNTDQRWERIMYVRDMRLTGNPYNSNGLESIPDKXTNIQKCR encoded by the exons ATGTGGTTCGAAATTCTGCCCTCCTTTGGCATCATTACGGCGATCCTGTCCGTTCCTGGATTCGCAATGTATGGATTGCATCTGTTGACGTTGGACAAT GCCTACCGGCGTAACACCGACCAGAGATGGGAGCGTATCATGTATGTCCGGGATATGAGACTCACTGGCAATCCCTACAATTCTAAC GGATTGGAGTCTATTCCAGATAAGTAAACCAATATTCAGAAATGTAGATAA